In Astatotilapia calliptera chromosome 23, fAstCal1.2, whole genome shotgun sequence, a genomic segment contains:
- the LOC113016795 gene encoding uncharacterized protein LOC113016795 isoform X2: protein METGQRKRSAYFTPLEIDILLSVYGEYEHIFSKKGNTAAAAKERELAWERIAARVNACNTGTKRTWQQLKMKYKNIVQTANRKKAEARKVVEGAPPSMLTEAEQFSKSKDTGCPVAEPVTPQSASVCIKFADGLDETPTSAEAFPSLPSEADEDDDKDTLSAEIEPDRPSEVHTMTVESKAEHYQEEAPSTTPAHINTLPVKEIYKMHLIQTMTKTDKEITYLDRQIRKTDLEIELLEHQLEVGNMLQVVTLR, encoded by the exons ATGGAAACCGGGCAGAGAAAACGCTCGGCTTACTTCACCCCACTTGAAATAGATATTCTGCTGAGTGTATATGGAGAGTACGAACACATTTTTAGCAAGAAAGGCAACACGGCTGCAGCAGCAAAGGAGAGAGAACTGGCGTGGGAGAGAATTGCAGCGCGTGTAAATGC GTGCAATACGGGAACAAAAAGGACTTGGCAGCAgctgaaaatgaaatataaaaacatagttCAAACAG CTAACAGAAAGAAGGCAGAGGCTCGCAAAGTGGTTGAAGGGGCACCTCCATCCATGCTGACTGAGGCAGAACAGTTTTCCAAGAGTAAGGATACTGGATGCCCGGTGGCTGAGCCCGTCACCCCACAGAGCGCAAGTGTCtgcataaaat TTGCTGATGGCCTTGATGAGACTCCTACTTCAGCAGAAGCATTTCCATCCCTTCCATCT GAAGCAGACGAAGATGACGATAAGGATACATTATCTGCTGAGATAGAACCAGATAGACCTAGTGAGGTACACACCATGACAGTAGAG AGCAAGGCCGAACATTATCAAGAGGAAGCTCCATCAACTACCCCAGCACATATTAACACA TTACCAGTTAAAGAAATTTACAAAATGCACCTCATccaaacaatgacaaaaactgACAAAGAAATCACATACTTGGATCGTCAGATTAGAAAGACAGATCTGGAAATTGAATTACTGGAGCACCAGCTAGAGGTGGGTAACATGTTACAGGTGGTTACTCTCAGATAA
- the LOC113017006 gene encoding insulin receptor substrate 2-B-like, translating to MAEGYDWFTNQRKSPPASYSPLSCHDSGSIQKCLPVKTLQPFSNDGKIEHDEDSGGRQLNEGPSPHLYEELFCAGQTSIPLGHLASALMTSSGLKTDVVKQGYLGKLERNHKRYFVLRAGSHTGPSRLEWYKSQEKFMAKEKSSGKAALFGSSKQGVIYLRCCLGVSRIASSRKGHTVALYPKDQTMVLVMEDQKEQEDWYVALKKLMEEEQNDEEYGEGADEDDDGYCTLPPAAFFKEVWPITVKPRGLGSSKSLTGENRLCLTATSLILVRVGAGNDLPSVTIPLLSVRRFGHLEGLFYLELGRSAPNGPGEIWMETNDQGNRILAQHIHEAVREAVRALRVLPELSCSPVSSQSQNKGLLASKRCRPKYRNRMVNVRPQRPLVLFPRSPDIQTSPAQSCVKPLEPDETNPESSPSSSFNFSPCRSQNRSISETWSDMEMKMDQCDAAACEMQESVDDREGLGYMVMSPHVSRSSSVLSHDDYVTMASPHKNSQPAYSSSSASLQTSFISSSSDSSSPLDPPHHLTNEHSRPHWLMTPAQQSKMDADQSQMSISCSTEPQVDTKQEGSKSSAQTGVTSPLGGIDGSDLKIPFVTFGSGCSGPIQASFNLDTDQSSQFQAVPGQSSIRRCWLSLLLPACLQAEDAS from the exons ATGGCAGAAGGGTACGACTGGTTCACCAACCAAAGAAAATCTCCACCTGCTTCCTATTCCCCTCTTTCATGTCATGACAGCGGCTCCATCCAAAAATGTCTGCCAGTGAAAACTCTGCAGCCTTTCTCGAATGATGGTAAAATTGAGCATGACGAAGACTCTGGGGGCCGTCAGTTGAATGAGGGTCCTTCACCTCATTTGTATGAGGAACTTTTCTGTGCCGGTCAAACTTCCATCCCTCTGGGCCATCTGGCCAGTGCCCTCATGACCTCGTCTGGGCTGAAGACTGATGTGGTGAAACAAGGTTACCTGGGGAAGCTGGAGCGGAACCACAAGAGATATTTTGTCCTCAGAGCAGGGAGTCACACTGGGCCGAGCCGACTCGAGTGGTACAAGAGCCAGGAGAAGTTCATGGCAAAGGAGAAGTCTTCTGGCAAAGCTGCGCTGTTTGGGTCGAGCAAACAAGG AGTGATTTACTTGCGGTGCTGTCTTGGCGTGAGCCGGATTGCCAGTTCCCGGAAAGGCCACACTGTGGCGTTGTATCCCAAGGATCAGACCATGGTGCTGGTGATGGAGGACCAGAAGGAGCAGGAGGATTGGTATGTAGCCCTTAAGAAACTGATGGAGGAAGAGCAAAACGATGAAGAGTATGGCGAAGGggctgatgaagatgatgatggctATTGCACTCTGCCCCCTGCTGCTTTCTTTAAAGAG GTTTGGCCCATTACGGTGAAGCCCAGAGGTCTGGGTAGTTCCAAGTCCCTCACTGGTGAGAATCGGCTCTGCCTCACAGCAACATCTCTGATCTTGGTGAGAGTGGGTGCAGGAAATGATTTGCCATCCGTCACGATACCTTTGTTGAGCGTTCGCCGCTTTGGCCACTTGGAGGGCTTGTTCTACTTGGAGCTCGGCAGGTCTGCACCAAATGGTCCTGGAGAGATTTGGATGGAAACAAATGACCAAg GAAACAGAATACTGGCCCAGCATATTCACGAGGCAGTTCGGGAGGCAGTTCGGGCACTAAGAGTTCTTCCAGAGTTGAGCTGCTCTCCAGTCTCCAGTCAGAGTCAGAATAAAGGCCTTCTGGCCTCAAAACGCTGCAGACCTAAATACAGAAACAGAATGGTGAATGTAAGACCACAGCGTCCCTTAGTCTTGTTCCCCAGAAGTCCTGACATACAGACTAGTCCTGCACAGTCTTGTGTAAAGCCCCTCGAACCAGACGAAACAAATCCTGAATCGTCTCCAAGCTCGAGCTTTAATTTCAGCCCTTGCAGATCTCAGAATAGGTCCATTTCTGAAACTTGGAGTGACATGGAAATGAAGATGGACCAATGTGATGCCGCAGCCTGTGAGATGCAGGAGTCCGTTGACGACAGGGAGGGACTGGGATACATGGTCATGTCCCCTCATGTTAGCCGCAGCTCATCTGTGTTATCTCATGATGACTATGTTACCATGGCAAGCCCACATAAAAATAGCCAGCCAGCTTACTCGTCATCCTCTGCTTCTCTGCAGACATCATTCATCAG CTCCTCCTCTGACAGCAGCTCTCCCCTGGACCCGCCTCATCATCTGACCAATGAGCACAGTCGGCCACACTGGCTGATGACACCAGCCCAACAGTCAAAAATGGATGCTGACCAATCGCAGATGAGCATCAGTTGCTCCACTGAACCACAAGTTGATACAAAGCAGGAAGGCAGTAAAAGCTCAGCACAGACTGGAGTCACTTCTCCTTTAGGGGGCATTGATGGGTCCGACCTGAAAATTCCATTTGTCACATTTGGATCAGGCTGTAGTGGGCCGATCCAGGCTAGTTTCAACTTGGATACAGATCAGTCTAGTCAATTCCAAGCTGTACCAGGCCAGTCTAGTATTAGAAGATGCTGGCTGTCATTGCTTCTGCCTGCTTGCCTTCAAGCTGAGGACGCATCCTGA
- the LOC113016795 gene encoding uncharacterized protein LOC113016795 isoform X1 produces METGQRKRSAYFTPLEIDILLSVYGEYEHIFSKKGNTAAAAKERELAWERIAARVNACNTGTKRTWQQLKMKYKNIVQTANRKKAEARKVVEGAPPSMLTEAEQFSKSKDTGCPVAEPVTPQSASVCIKFADGLDETPTSAEAFPSLPSEADEDDDKDTLSAEIEPDRPSEVHTMTVESKAEHYQEEAPSTTPAHINTVRCSMPFCIFIALFKLHHAYISSHSYILQLPVKEIYKMHLIQTMTKTDKEITYLDRQIRKTDLEIELLEHQLEVGNMLQVVTLR; encoded by the exons ATGGAAACCGGGCAGAGAAAACGCTCGGCTTACTTCACCCCACTTGAAATAGATATTCTGCTGAGTGTATATGGAGAGTACGAACACATTTTTAGCAAGAAAGGCAACACGGCTGCAGCAGCAAAGGAGAGAGAACTGGCGTGGGAGAGAATTGCAGCGCGTGTAAATGC GTGCAATACGGGAACAAAAAGGACTTGGCAGCAgctgaaaatgaaatataaaaacatagttCAAACAG CTAACAGAAAGAAGGCAGAGGCTCGCAAAGTGGTTGAAGGGGCACCTCCATCCATGCTGACTGAGGCAGAACAGTTTTCCAAGAGTAAGGATACTGGATGCCCGGTGGCTGAGCCCGTCACCCCACAGAGCGCAAGTGTCtgcataaaat TTGCTGATGGCCTTGATGAGACTCCTACTTCAGCAGAAGCATTTCCATCCCTTCCATCT GAAGCAGACGAAGATGACGATAAGGATACATTATCTGCTGAGATAGAACCAGATAGACCTAGTGAGGTACACACCATGACAGTAGAG AGCAAGGCCGAACATTATCAAGAGGAAGCTCCATCAACTACCCCAGCACATATTAACACAGTGAGATGTTCAATGCCATTCTGCATTTTCATAGCTTTATTTAAACTGCACCATGCATACATTTCAAGCCATTCTTACATTTTACAGTTACCAGTTAAAGAAATTTACAAAATGCACCTCATccaaacaatgacaaaaactgACAAAGAAATCACATACTTGGATCGTCAGATTAGAAAGACAGATCTGGAAATTGAATTACTGGAGCACCAGCTAGAGGTGGGTAACATGTTACAGGTGGTTACTCTCAGATAA
- the LOC113016795 gene encoding uncharacterized protein LOC113016795 isoform X3, with protein MRELKRCNTGTKRTWQQLKMKYKNIVQTANRKKAEARKVVEGAPPSMLTEAEQFSKSKDTGCPVAEPVTPQSASVCIKFADGLDETPTSAEAFPSLPSEADEDDDKDTLSAEIEPDRPSEVHTMTVESKAEHYQEEAPSTTPAHINTVRCSMPFCIFIALFKLHHAYISSHSYILQLPVKEIYKMHLIQTMTKTDKEITYLDRQIRKTDLEIELLEHQLEVGNMLQVVTLR; from the exons ATGCGTGAGTTGAAACG GTGCAATACGGGAACAAAAAGGACTTGGCAGCAgctgaaaatgaaatataaaaacatagttCAAACAG CTAACAGAAAGAAGGCAGAGGCTCGCAAAGTGGTTGAAGGGGCACCTCCATCCATGCTGACTGAGGCAGAACAGTTTTCCAAGAGTAAGGATACTGGATGCCCGGTGGCTGAGCCCGTCACCCCACAGAGCGCAAGTGTCtgcataaaat TTGCTGATGGCCTTGATGAGACTCCTACTTCAGCAGAAGCATTTCCATCCCTTCCATCT GAAGCAGACGAAGATGACGATAAGGATACATTATCTGCTGAGATAGAACCAGATAGACCTAGTGAGGTACACACCATGACAGTAGAG AGCAAGGCCGAACATTATCAAGAGGAAGCTCCATCAACTACCCCAGCACATATTAACACAGTGAGATGTTCAATGCCATTCTGCATTTTCATAGCTTTATTTAAACTGCACCATGCATACATTTCAAGCCATTCTTACATTTTACAGTTACCAGTTAAAGAAATTTACAAAATGCACCTCATccaaacaatgacaaaaactgACAAAGAAATCACATACTTGGATCGTCAGATTAGAAAGACAGATCTGGAAATTGAATTACTGGAGCACCAGCTAGAGGTGGGTAACATGTTACAGGTGGTTACTCTCAGATAA
- the LOC113016277 gene encoding docosahexaenoic acid omega-hydroxylase CYP4F3-like → MMTLLHTVLALVLSWTGLSSVLYIFSTGLFTVVALWTARLLLRHAWYTHKLSCFSKPQTRSWLLGHLGKMQSTEEGLQRVDDLVQTYKHSCCWFLGPFYHLVRLFHPDYVKPLLMAPASITVKDELIYHHLQPWLGNSVLISNGEVWSRKRRLLTPAFHFDILKSYIAVFNSSAKTMHDKWCRLVAEGKTNLEMFDHVTLMTLDSLLKCAFSYDSNCQQSSSEYVSAIVELSDLIIERREKNILHHWDWIYWKTRQGERFKQALNTVHRFTRDVVEKRRTLLNQQRETEAQSEIAPTAQKRKDFVDILLLTKDEDGQGLTDEEMQAEANTFMFAGHDTTASAICWTLYNLARHEHYQEKCRQEVMDLIEGRDGQEIQWEDLSNLPFTTMCIKESLRLHSPVQAVTRSYTQDMVLPGNRTVPAGTICLVSIYGTHHNPTVWTNPHEYDPQRFDPSNKKSQTSHAFIPFSSGPRNCIGQKFAMVELRVVVALTLLRFRLTPGVNPELGSSRVRRLPQLVLRAEGGLWLQLEPLNTPT, encoded by the exons ATGATGACTCTCCTGCACACTGTCCTTGCTCTGGTCCTCAGCTGGACAGGTCTCTCTTCAGTCCTGTACATTTTCAGTACTGGACTGTTTACTGTGGTTGCACTTTGGACTGCGAGGCTGCTGCTGCGGCACGCCTGGTACACTCACAAGTTGTCCTGTTTCAGCAAACCACAGACACGTTCATGGCTGTTGGGCCATCTTGGGAAG ATGCAGAGCACAGAAGAAGGTCTTCAGCGGGTGGATGACCTGGTGCAGACATACAAACACTCCTGCTGCTGGTTCCTCGGTCCTTTCTATCATCTGGTCAGACTCTTCCACCCTGACTACGTCAAACCTCTGCTCATGGCACCTG cCAGCATCACAGTGAAAGATGAACTCATTTATCACCATCTACAGCCATGGCTGG gAAACAGTGTGTTGATCAGTAACGGAGAGGTGTGGTCTCGCAAGAGGCGGCTGCTCACTCcagcttttcattttgatatttTGAAGAGCTACATTGCCGTTTTTAACTCCTCAGCTAAAACCATGCAT GACAAGTGGTGCCGACTTGTAGCAGAAGGCAAAACTAATCTGGAGATGTTTGACCACGTCACTCTGATGACTCTGGACAGTTTACTGAAATGTGCCTTCAGCTACGACAGCAACTGTCAGCA GTCTTCCAGTGAGTACGTGTCAGCCATAGTGGAGCTCAGTGACCTGATAATAGAGcgtagagaaaaaaatattttacaccACTGGGACTGGATTTACTGGAAGACTCGGCAGGGGGAACGATTCAAACAAGCCTTAAACACAGTACACAG GTTCACTAGGGATGTGGTTGAGAAGCGCCGCACCCTCCTTAACCAACAGAGGGAGACAGAAGCACAATCTGAAATTGCTCCAACAGCCCAGAAGAGGAAAGATTTTGTAGACATCCTGTTGTTGACAAAG GATGAAGATGGGCAAGGACTAACGGACGAGGAAATGCAGGCTGAGGCCAACACTTTCATGTTTGCAG GTCATGACACAACAGCCAGTGCCATCTGCTGGACGCTTTATAATTTAGCACGCCATGAACACTATCAGGAAAAAtgcagacaggaagtgatggACCTGATAGAGGGACGAGATGGACAAGAAATCCAGTg GGAGGATCTGTCCAACCTTCCCTTCACCACCATGTGCATCAAAGAGAGCCTCAGACTCCACTCTCCTGTGCAGGCTGTAACACGGAGTTACACCCAGGACATGGTGCTGCCAGGAAACCGAACAGTCCCAGCAG GTACAATCTGCTTGGTAAGCATTTATGGAACACACCATAACCCCACTGTTTGGACAAACCCACAT GAATATGATCCCCAGCGATTTGACCCAAGCAACAAAAAGAGCCAAACCTCTCATGCCTTCATCCCCTTCTCCTCAGGCCCCAG GAACTGCATTGGTCAGAAATTCGCCATGGTGGAGCTCCGTGTTGTTGTGGCGTTGACCCTGCTCAGGTTTCGACTGACCCCAGGAGTGAATCCTGAACTCGGGAGCAGCAGAGTTCGCCGTCTCCCCCAACTCGTCCTGCGTGCGGAGGGAGGCCTGTGGCTGCAGCTGGAGCCTCTGAACACGCCCACATAG